The following coding sequences are from one Nitrospira sp. window:
- a CDS encoding sugar phosphate nucleotidyltransferase, whose amino-acid sequence MTHASTDVVILCGGLGTRLQPVLTDRPKPMASINGRPFLDLVVDHVLSHGFHRIVFCTGHHGNWIEQHVGRRMDCSAIISHEQTPLGTAGALRACHSLIATPTILVLNGDSLCRIDLRAFLTAHQDRQAVATMAVVPSNERTDAGGVRMDALGWIRSFQEKQTASFLNAGTYAIQTEAIHLIPDALPCSLERDFFPPLVDGRLYGFACDVPLYDIGTPARLAAFEALDKETTEHHYTTSLSQ is encoded by the coding sequence ATGACGCACGCATCGACTGACGTCGTCATACTCTGCGGAGGCTTGGGAACCAGACTTCAACCGGTCCTAACGGATCGCCCCAAGCCCATGGCCTCAATCAATGGCCGGCCATTCCTCGATTTAGTTGTCGACCATGTCCTCTCACACGGCTTTCACCGGATCGTGTTCTGTACCGGCCATCATGGGAATTGGATCGAGCAGCATGTCGGCCGACGAATGGACTGTAGTGCGATCATCTCACATGAACAGACCCCGCTCGGCACAGCCGGAGCCCTTCGGGCCTGCCACTCCTTGATCGCAACACCGACCATCCTCGTGTTAAACGGGGACTCCCTATGTCGAATCGACCTCCGCGCCTTCCTGACGGCGCATCAAGACAGACAAGCCGTGGCAACGATGGCCGTGGTTCCATCGAATGAACGGACCGACGCGGGAGGAGTCCGGATGGATGCACTGGGATGGATTCGCTCATTTCAGGAAAAACAAACGGCCTCGTTTCTAAATGCCGGCACTTACGCCATCCAGACGGAAGCGATCCACCTCATACCTGATGCTCTCCCTTGTTCACTCGAGCGAGACTTTTTCCCTCCCCTGGTGGACGGCAGGCTCTACGGCTTTGCCTGCGACGTTCCACTCTACGACATCGGAACGCCGGCC
- a CDS encoding kinase, with amino-acid sequence MIISRTPFRISFFGGGTDYPVWFKEHGGAVLATTIDKYCYISCRHLPPFFEHKTRIAYSRIEHANNNAEIEHPAVRGVLQYLKMTEGLEIHHDGDLPARTGLGSSSSFTVGLLHALYAMQHRMPTKSELAHAAIHVEQNIVKEAVGCQDQVLAAHGGLCRLTFSPTGEIGYTPLIMKPERLKQFQDHLLLYFTGFSRTASEIAKEQIERTKQRRVELFAMLQMVQEGISLLTGDHDLSEFGELLHEAWMVKRGLTSKITTPLIDQIYDAARNAGALGGKLLGAGGGGFMLIYAKPELHAKINAALPGLLQVPFQFEGSGSQIVFFQQEVPVRRAPLWNDVPTSAELEEHTVQTWKKDAA; translated from the coding sequence ATGATCATCAGCCGCACACCCTTTCGCATCTCCTTCTTCGGAGGCGGAACCGACTACCCCGTGTGGTTTAAAGAGCACGGCGGCGCCGTCCTCGCCACCACGATCGACAAGTATTGCTATATCTCGTGCCGCCATCTTCCGCCCTTCTTTGAACATAAGACGCGGATTGCCTACTCGCGAATCGAACATGCCAATAATAATGCCGAGATCGAGCATCCAGCCGTCCGAGGCGTCCTCCAGTATCTCAAGATGACCGAAGGTCTTGAGATTCATCATGACGGCGATCTCCCGGCCCGTACCGGACTGGGATCAAGTTCCTCGTTCACGGTGGGCCTCCTCCATGCCCTCTATGCGATGCAACATCGGATGCCGACCAAATCCGAACTGGCTCATGCGGCCATTCATGTTGAACAGAATATCGTCAAAGAAGCGGTCGGATGCCAAGATCAGGTCTTGGCTGCCCATGGCGGTCTGTGCCGGCTCACCTTCTCTCCCACCGGAGAGATCGGATACACCCCGTTGATCATGAAGCCCGAACGGCTCAAGCAATTTCAAGATCATCTGCTGCTGTATTTCACCGGCTTCTCCCGGACAGCCTCCGAGATCGCTAAAGAGCAAATTGAAAGAACTAAGCAGCGGCGGGTGGAACTATTTGCCATGCTACAGATGGTTCAGGAAGGCATATCTCTCCTGACCGGCGACCATGACCTATCAGAGTTCGGCGAACTTCTGCACGAAGCTTGGATGGTCAAGCGGGGACTAACCAGTAAAATCACCACTCCGCTCATCGATCAGATTTATGACGCCGCGAGAAATGCCGGCGCACTCGGCGGGAAACTGCTCGGTGCAGGCGGGGGAGGCTTTATGCTGATCTATGCCAAACCGGAGCTGCACGCCAAGATCAATGCAGCCTTGCCGGGCCTCTTGCAAGTTCCATTTCAGTTTGAAGGCTCGGGAAGCCAGATCGTATTTTTCCAACAGGAAGTTCCTGTCCGACGGGCTCCCCTCTGGAATGACGTGCCGACTTCTGCAGAGCTCGAAGAACACACCGTTCAGACGTGGAAGAAAGACGCCGCCTGA
- a CDS encoding NAD(P)-dependent oxidoreductase — protein sequence MPTKQTHVLVTGGAGYIGSVLCKQLLDRGHRVTVLDTFMYRQNSLLDCCAFDTFRVVRGDCRDERIITDLLHDADVIIPLAALVGAPLCNRDRVGAYTINFEAVQMLSKLSSQQQQIIFPVTNSGYGIGQPGVPCTEDSPLRPISLYGETKVKAERVVLDRGNAITLRLATVFGASPRMRMDLLVNDFVWRAVHDRAVVVFEGHCKRNYIHIRDVVKAFLHSMDQFESMKNRAYNVGLDDANLSKLELCQEIQRHIPQFVFFEAPIGEDPDKRDYIVSNERMLSTGFKPDWSLERGIRELTKCYTIVTGTGYGNV from the coding sequence ATGCCGACAAAACAGACACATGTACTGGTGACCGGGGGAGCCGGCTATATCGGATCGGTGCTGTGCAAACAGCTCCTAGACCGGGGTCATCGAGTCACCGTGCTCGATACCTTCATGTATCGACAAAACAGCCTGTTGGATTGCTGCGCCTTTGACACCTTTCGTGTCGTGCGAGGGGATTGCCGGGACGAACGAATCATCACGGATCTCCTGCATGACGCGGACGTCATTATTCCGCTCGCCGCCCTGGTGGGAGCGCCGTTGTGCAATCGCGATCGGGTCGGCGCCTACACGATCAACTTTGAAGCCGTGCAGATGCTGAGCAAGCTCAGCTCGCAACAGCAGCAGATCATCTTCCCCGTCACGAACAGCGGCTATGGCATCGGGCAACCGGGCGTTCCCTGCACAGAGGATTCGCCGTTACGTCCGATCAGTTTGTATGGCGAGACGAAGGTCAAGGCCGAGCGGGTCGTGCTGGATCGCGGCAACGCGATCACCCTCCGGCTGGCCACAGTCTTTGGCGCGTCTCCTCGAATGCGGATGGACCTCCTGGTCAACGATTTTGTGTGGCGCGCGGTCCATGATCGAGCCGTCGTGGTGTTCGAGGGGCATTGCAAACGGAACTACATCCATATCCGTGACGTCGTGAAGGCCTTTCTTCACTCGATGGATCAGTTCGAGAGCATGAAGAATCGCGCCTACAATGTCGGCCTGGACGACGCCAATCTTTCGAAACTGGAACTGTGCCAGGAAATTCAACGACACATTCCTCAGTTTGTCTTCTTTGAAGCCCCGATCGGAGAAGATCCCGACAAACGGGACTACATCGTCTCGAATGAACGGATGCTCTCGACCGGGTTCAAGCCGGATTGGTCGTTAGAACGCGGCATTCGGGAATTGACCAAGTGCTACACCATCGTGACCGGAACGGGATACGGCAATGTCTAG